A genomic region of Catalinimonas niigatensis contains the following coding sequences:
- a CDS encoding TonB-dependent receptor produces MAVAQSGTSVSGKVLDEANNNPLIGVNILVKGKVIGTITDTEGNFELTINDSPPITLVVSSIGYQSKEIVISETQTNNLSIQLSEQAILGQEVVVSASRVEESILQSPVSIEKMDIRDIQSAAAPSFYDQIANMKGIDVSAQSLTFKSINPRGFGANGNTRVVQLIDGIDNQAPGLNFPVGNIVGIPELDLESVELLPGSASALYGPNAINGIILMNSKNPFEYQGLSVSAKLGLTHIDGEDDAPSLYQSYGLRYAKAFNNKLAFKINAEYLKATDFIGVDYRDAHDLVERSPEGIDPDDRASNRTYDGVNVYGDPLLNVGILGSGAGIGALLPTDERGDFTPTGYTEKEFVDNTTESIKVGGALHYRINDNLEALAQFNQGFGSTVYTANDRFVLDDFSIWTAKAELRGTNFFLRGYRTQENSGDSYAANTLASLINAQTTIPAYVQGFAGARLTGSGIDESHQLARTVSDAVRQQNLDNGRFQELYDSLRQVPISEGGAKFLDETSLTHFEGMYNLSEQIDFAEVIVGANYRQYNLRSDGTLFALQDDGEEFDINEWGAYVQLTKKLLDEKLDLTGSVRYDKNEYFDGQFSPRISGVYSTPGNHNFRASFQRGFRIPTTQDQFIDLDVVTRRLVGSNSVLINRYNFESNTVYTTQSVAAAQQAYQTNGDLAAAQALLDPVAFEEFDTEKVNTFEVGYKGLINNKLLIDAYYYYSAYQDFVAEIDFTQTAIAEQNPPYNIEPDPEGIVTQSVATQRYGFDVNADGTVNAHGFALAADYALEKGYTLGGNVAYNRLISQDDLIAQGFRAAYNTPEWRYNIRFSNRKLTDNLGFNIVWRWQDAFLWESSIGEGIIPAYQTLDAQLSYKLPDLKSVLKIGGSNILNERYTTSFANPRMGAIYYISITFDEFLN; encoded by the coding sequence TTGGCAGTAGCGCAATCCGGTACGAGTGTGTCCGGAAAAGTGCTGGATGAAGCAAACAACAACCCTTTAATTGGAGTGAATATTTTGGTAAAGGGAAAGGTAATTGGAACAATTACTGATACAGAAGGAAACTTTGAACTGACTATCAACGACTCACCGCCCATCACCCTGGTGGTATCCAGTATAGGTTATCAATCCAAGGAAATTGTCATCTCTGAAACACAGACGAATAATCTCTCCATTCAACTTAGCGAGCAGGCCATTCTGGGACAGGAAGTAGTGGTCTCAGCCTCTAGGGTAGAAGAATCCATTCTGCAATCTCCGGTATCCATTGAAAAAATGGACATCCGCGATATTCAGTCAGCCGCAGCTCCCAGCTTTTATGATCAGATTGCCAATATGAAAGGCATTGATGTCAGCGCCCAGAGTTTGACTTTCAAATCTATCAACCCACGGGGTTTTGGTGCTAATGGCAATACCCGTGTGGTGCAACTAATAGACGGTATAGACAACCAGGCACCTGGTCTCAATTTTCCGGTGGGCAATATCGTTGGTATACCTGAACTGGACCTGGAGAGCGTAGAACTGTTGCCAGGCTCAGCTTCAGCGCTCTACGGACCCAATGCCATCAATGGAATCATCCTGATGAACAGCAAAAACCCCTTTGAATATCAGGGATTAAGTGTATCCGCTAAACTCGGTCTAACCCACATTGACGGAGAAGATGATGCCCCTTCTTTGTATCAGAGTTATGGGCTACGTTATGCCAAAGCTTTTAATAACAAGCTTGCTTTCAAGATCAATGCCGAGTACCTAAAAGCAACAGATTTTATTGGTGTAGATTACCGGGATGCCCACGATCTTGTAGAGCGCAGTCCTGAGGGAATTGATCCTGATGACCGTGCCTCCAACCGCACTTACGATGGCGTTAATGTCTATGGTGATCCGCTCCTGAATGTGGGGATACTGGGCAGTGGCGCCGGAATCGGTGCTCTTCTCCCTACTGATGAAAGAGGAGACTTTACGCCCACCGGCTATACTGAAAAAGAATTTGTTGACAATACAACCGAGAGCATAAAGGTCGGGGGAGCTTTACACTACCGAATCAACGATAACCTGGAAGCGCTGGCTCAGTTCAACCAAGGCTTTGGCAGTACAGTGTATACCGCCAACGACCGTTTTGTACTGGATGACTTTTCTATCTGGACTGCTAAGGCTGAACTACGCGGTACAAACTTTTTCCTGAGAGGCTATCGTACTCAGGAAAACTCAGGGGATAGCTACGCAGCCAATACGCTGGCTTCCCTTATCAATGCCCAAACTACTATTCCTGCCTACGTACAGGGCTTTGCCGGGGCCAGGTTAACCGGATCTGGGATTGATGAGTCACATCAACTGGCCAGAACTGTCAGTGATGCTGTCCGACAGCAAAACCTTGATAACGGACGCTTTCAAGAACTTTACGATTCCCTGCGGCAGGTGCCTATCTCTGAAGGTGGCGCTAAATTTCTGGACGAAACCAGCCTCACCCATTTTGAAGGTATGTACAACTTAAGCGAGCAAATTGATTTCGCTGAAGTGATTGTAGGGGCTAATTATCGCCAATATAATCTACGCTCCGACGGAACACTCTTTGCCTTGCAGGATGATGGAGAAGAGTTTGATATCAACGAATGGGGCGCTTATGTGCAGCTTACCAAAAAACTGCTGGATGAGAAACTGGATCTTACCGGATCGGTACGCTACGATAAGAATGAGTATTTTGATGGACAATTTTCTCCCAGAATATCCGGGGTATATTCCACTCCCGGCAATCATAATTTCAGAGCTTCTTTCCAACGTGGATTCCGTATCCCTACCACCCAAGATCAGTTCATTGATCTGGATGTCGTTACCCGCAGGTTAGTAGGAAGTAATTCAGTACTTATAAATCGTTATAACTTTGAAAGCAATACGGTATACACTACCCAGAGCGTCGCTGCTGCGCAACAGGCATACCAGACCAATGGTGATCTGGCTGCTGCCCAAGCCCTTCTGGACCCGGTAGCATTTGAAGAATTTGACACAGAAAAAGTCAATACCTTTGAGGTCGGTTACAAAGGTCTCATCAATAATAAGTTGCTGATTGATGCCTACTACTACTACAGTGCCTACCAGGATTTTGTGGCAGAAATTGATTTCACCCAGACGGCCATTGCCGAGCAAAACCCTCCCTACAACATTGAACCTGATCCTGAAGGTATTGTCACCCAGTCAGTCGCCACCCAACGGTACGGCTTTGATGTCAACGCGGATGGTACGGTCAATGCCCATGGATTTGCCTTAGCCGCTGATTATGCATTGGAAAAGGGCTACACCCTGGGTGGTAATGTAGCTTACAACAGGCTCATCTCTCAGGACGACCTGATTGCACAAGGCTTCCGTGCTGCGTATAATACACCTGAATGGCGGTATAACATTCGCTTTTCTAACCGTAAGCTTACTGATAACCTCGGTTTCAACATCGTGTGGAGATGGCAGGATGCTTTCTTGTGGGAATCTTCTATCGGTGAAGGGATTATCCCTGCCTATCAAACGCTGGATGCCCAGTTGAGTTATAAACTTCCTGATCTGAAGTCGGTACTGAAGATCGGTGGCTCAAATATTCTCAACGAACGCTACACCACTTCCTTTGCTAACCCTCGCATGGGGGCCATTTATTACATATCCATCACCTTTGATGAATTTCTGAACTGA
- a CDS encoding M3 family oligoendopeptidase produces the protein MEDIIIPEKKARTFLPENFKVSDWEAVKPYFDDLLQRNIQSAAELRRWFKDRSELEAVLSENLAWRYIKMTCDTTNEKIRESYNEFITQIQPRIEPVSNELNQKALQSPFLEELKQEGGYPIMIRELEKEAKIYREANIALKTEEQQEAQNFGAISGNMSVEIGGQEMTLQQAANLLQSVDRVEREDAYRKITSRRLQDKDKLDALFSKLVSIRDSIGKNAGFENYRDYMFAAMGRFDYSKEDCFNFHEAVAKEVVPMLNDLAKERKASLALDRLRPWDKSVDTSGKPPLKPFTSGNELTVKTIECFSKLDPYLGERIAIMQAMGHLDLESRKGKAPGGYNYPLAEIGVPFIFMNATSNLRDMVTIMHEGGHAVHSFLTRDLELNNFKHTPSEVAELASMSMELISMDHWDLFFTDEDNLKRAKRQHLEQIIETLPWVATIDKFQHWVYEHPGHTLEERKKAWNEIFGTFSDSITDWAELEDERSYLWQKQLHLFEVPFYYIEYGFAQLGAVAVWKNYKANPKKGLDGYKNALKIGYTRTIPEVYEAAGIKFDFSTEYIRSLMYFVKDELSKI, from the coding sequence ATGGAAGATATCATAATACCCGAAAAGAAAGCTCGGACTTTCTTACCCGAAAATTTTAAAGTTTCCGATTGGGAAGCAGTAAAGCCTTATTTTGATGATCTATTGCAACGGAACATTCAATCCGCAGCAGAGTTGCGCCGTTGGTTTAAAGACCGCAGTGAACTGGAAGCTGTGCTCTCTGAAAACCTGGCCTGGCGCTATATCAAAATGACCTGTGATACGACCAATGAAAAGATCAGGGAAAGCTACAATGAGTTCATTACTCAAATTCAACCCAGGATTGAGCCGGTGAGTAATGAGCTAAATCAGAAAGCTTTGCAAAGCCCGTTTCTGGAAGAACTTAAACAGGAAGGTGGTTACCCTATCATGATCAGGGAGTTGGAAAAGGAAGCCAAAATCTACCGCGAAGCCAATATCGCTCTGAAGACCGAGGAACAGCAGGAAGCACAAAATTTCGGAGCCATCTCCGGCAATATGTCGGTAGAAATCGGTGGGCAGGAAATGACACTTCAGCAGGCAGCCAACCTGCTGCAATCTGTAGACCGTGTGGAACGGGAAGATGCCTACCGCAAAATAACTTCCCGCCGCTTACAGGACAAAGACAAACTGGATGCCCTCTTTAGCAAACTCGTCAGCATACGCGATAGCATAGGAAAAAACGCTGGGTTTGAGAATTACCGCGATTATATGTTTGCTGCCATGGGACGCTTTGACTACAGCAAAGAGGACTGTTTTAACTTTCATGAAGCCGTAGCCAAAGAGGTGGTGCCCATGCTTAATGATCTGGCTAAAGAACGCAAAGCTTCCCTGGCGCTGGACCGACTGCGTCCCTGGGATAAATCCGTGGATACAAGCGGAAAACCACCTCTGAAACCTTTTACCTCCGGCAACGAATTGACCGTGAAAACGATAGAATGCTTCAGCAAGCTTGACCCTTACCTGGGCGAACGCATTGCCATTATGCAGGCGATGGGGCATCTGGATCTGGAATCACGCAAAGGGAAGGCTCCTGGCGGATATAACTATCCCCTGGCTGAAATTGGCGTACCTTTTATTTTTATGAATGCCACCTCCAACCTGCGGGATATGGTGACAATCATGCATGAAGGCGGGCATGCTGTACATTCCTTCCTGACCCGCGATCTCGAACTGAATAATTTCAAACATACACCTTCTGAAGTAGCTGAACTGGCATCTATGTCCATGGAGCTGATTTCTATGGATCACTGGGACTTGTTCTTTACTGACGAAGATAACCTCAAGCGTGCCAAACGCCAGCATTTAGAGCAAATCATAGAAACACTTCCCTGGGTAGCTACCATAGATAAGTTTCAGCACTGGGTGTATGAGCATCCCGGGCATACTTTGGAAGAGAGGAAAAAAGCATGGAATGAAATCTTCGGCACATTCTCCGACAGCATTACCGACTGGGCTGAACTGGAAGATGAACGCAGCTATCTGTGGCAAAAACAACTTCATCTGTTTGAAGTACCTTTCTATTATATAGAATATGGCTTTGCCCAGTTAGGTGCGGTAGCCGTTTGGAAAAACTATAAGGCTAATCCCAAAAAAGGACTGGATGGCTATAAAAACGCGCTCAAAATCGGTTATACCCGTACCATTCCTGAAGTATATGAGGCGGCAGGAATCAAGTTTGATTTTAGCACTGAATACATACGTTCTCTTATGTATTTTGTAAAAGATGAGCTAAGCAAAATATAA
- a CDS encoding ferredoxin--NADP reductase codes for MSTKYHQLTVREIIQETPDAISIVFEQPEERLQYKPGQFLTLILPIAGEKVRRSYSLSTCPFLDRYPAVTVKRVDSGKVSNYLNDLLKAGDTIEVMQPMGMFTTPLVGTEQRHLILFGGGSGITPLMSILKSVLYAEPKTKVSLIYANRDAHSIIFKKQLDALEQKYDRTFKVIHVLEEPSAGLPSLTGRISPERVNEIIADLPQLPAADTEYFVCGPGGMMHNVMEGLKMLNIDPHRIHKESFVAGVTAPSEEKEQEFIPSPANTEISEDTASKPIDEGLIGAYQTENEKVSEAHEVTVVYDGEEYTFLVEPGNSILHTALALDIDLPYSCQSGICTACMGKCISGRVKLDEEDTLTEGELQKGYVLTCVGHPLTPNVRIEID; via the coding sequence ATGAGTACAAAATACCATCAACTTACCGTAAGAGAAATTATCCAAGAAACGCCCGATGCCATTTCCATCGTTTTTGAGCAGCCTGAAGAAAGGCTACAATACAAGCCGGGCCAGTTTCTTACCCTGATTCTACCGATAGCAGGAGAAAAAGTAAGACGTTCTTATTCATTGTCTACCTGCCCTTTTCTGGACAGATACCCGGCGGTAACTGTCAAACGGGTAGATTCCGGCAAAGTATCCAACTATTTGAATGATCTGTTGAAAGCAGGTGATACGATAGAAGTGATGCAGCCTATGGGAATGTTTACCACTCCCCTGGTAGGTACTGAACAACGGCATCTCATCTTGTTTGGTGGTGGTAGTGGCATCACCCCACTGATGTCTATCCTTAAATCAGTATTGTATGCCGAACCCAAAACCAAAGTTTCGCTGATTTATGCCAATCGTGATGCGCATTCTATCATCTTCAAAAAGCAACTGGATGCGCTGGAACAGAAGTACGATCGTACTTTTAAAGTGATCCACGTTTTGGAAGAACCATCAGCAGGTCTTCCTTCGCTGACCGGACGTATAAGCCCGGAACGGGTGAATGAAATTATTGCTGATTTACCACAACTGCCGGCAGCAGATACCGAATATTTCGTCTGCGGGCCGGGCGGCATGATGCACAATGTGATGGAAGGACTTAAGATGTTGAATATAGATCCGCACCGCATCCATAAAGAAAGTTTTGTAGCAGGAGTCACTGCTCCCTCGGAAGAAAAAGAGCAGGAGTTTATCCCCTCCCCTGCAAATACTGAAATATCTGAAGATACAGCCTCTAAACCGATAGACGAAGGACTTATCGGTGCTTATCAAACAGAAAACGAAAAAGTAAGCGAGGCCCATGAAGTTACTGTAGTGTACGATGGAGAAGAATATACTTTTCTGGTTGAGCCAGGGAATTCCATTCTGCATACTGCCCTGGCACTGGATATTGATTTGCCTTATTCCTGCCAGAGCGGAATCTGTACCGCCTGCATGGGCAAATGTATTTCAGGCAGAGTGAAACTGGACGAAGAAGACACACTTACTGAAGGTGAATTACAGAAGGGCTACGTACTTACCTGTGTAGGCCATCCCCTTACACCCAACGTGAGAATTGAAATTGATTAG
- the purB gene encoding adenylosuccinate lyase, whose protein sequence is MNLSTLTAISPIDGRYRNKTVALSQYFSEYALIKYRVQVEVEYFIALCELPLPQLSAVDQAVFSALRALYANFSEADAEAIKEIEKTTNHDVKAVEYFLKEKWDALGLSDSKEFIHFGLTSQDINNTAIPASIKDAMQQVVLPLLKELTDKIQRQADEWKNIPMLARTHGQPASPTKVGKEWMVFHERLRQQISLLETLPHAAKFGGATGNFNAHTVAYPDTDWLAFGNLFTEKYLGLRRSHPTTQIEHYDMLAALFDNLKRINVILLDFSRDVWQYVAMNYLKQRVIANEVGSSAMPHKVNPIDFENAEGNLGIANAIYEHMSAKLPISRLQRDLTDSTVLRNVGVPLGHTLIAFYSLLKGLDKIEINEAAIHDDLEENWAVVAEGIQTILRREGYPNPYEALKALTRKQERITEAAIKQFVQSLEVSESVKQELLAVTPFNYTGLSSH, encoded by the coding sequence ATGAATTTGAGTACTTTAACCGCTATCTCACCTATTGATGGCCGGTATAGAAACAAAACTGTTGCACTGTCGCAGTACTTTTCAGAATATGCACTGATCAAATACCGGGTGCAGGTAGAGGTGGAATATTTCATCGCTTTGTGCGAATTGCCGCTTCCCCAACTCAGCGCTGTAGACCAGGCAGTATTTTCAGCGTTGAGAGCTTTATATGCAAATTTTAGCGAGGCAGATGCAGAAGCGATCAAAGAAATTGAGAAAACAACCAACCACGATGTGAAAGCGGTAGAATACTTCTTAAAAGAGAAGTGGGATGCACTGGGATTGTCAGATTCTAAAGAATTTATTCATTTCGGCCTGACTTCACAGGATATCAACAATACGGCGATTCCCGCTTCTATAAAAGATGCTATGCAGCAAGTGGTATTGCCTCTGTTGAAAGAACTGACTGACAAAATACAGCGGCAGGCCGACGAATGGAAAAATATCCCTATGCTGGCACGGACCCACGGACAACCGGCTTCTCCTACCAAAGTGGGTAAGGAGTGGATGGTTTTTCACGAAAGACTTCGCCAGCAAATCTCCCTTTTGGAGACTCTGCCTCATGCAGCCAAGTTTGGAGGTGCTACCGGCAATTTTAATGCCCATACCGTAGCTTATCCGGATACTGACTGGCTGGCTTTTGGCAATCTGTTTACTGAAAAGTATCTTGGTCTGCGTCGCAGCCATCCTACCACACAGATTGAGCATTACGACATGCTGGCTGCCCTTTTTGATAACCTCAAACGTATCAATGTCATTCTGCTGGACTTTAGCCGGGATGTATGGCAATATGTAGCTATGAACTACCTGAAGCAGCGGGTGATTGCCAATGAAGTGGGGTCATCGGCCATGCCGCATAAGGTAAACCCCATTGATTTTGAGAATGCTGAAGGAAATTTAGGGATTGCCAACGCAATTTATGAACATATGTCGGCCAAACTTCCCATCTCACGCTTACAACGTGACCTGACAGACTCTACCGTGCTGCGTAATGTAGGCGTTCCTCTAGGACATACGCTTATAGCTTTCTATTCCTTACTCAAAGGCCTGGACAAAATAGAAATTAACGAAGCAGCAATACATGACGATCTGGAAGAAAACTGGGCGGTAGTGGCCGAAGGGATACAGACCATATTGAGGCGCGAGGGCTATCCTAATCCTTATGAAGCGCTGAAAGCCCTGACCCGCAAGCAGGAAAGAATTACTGAAGCGGCGATCAAACAATTTGTGCAATCATTGGAGGTGAGTGAAAGTGTGAAACAGGAGCTTTTGGCAGTGACCCCCTTCAATTATACTGGCTTGAGTAGTCACTAA
- the greA gene encoding transcription elongation factor GreA, giving the protein MAQISYYTQEGLQKLKDELNYLRTKGRTDIAKQIAEARDKGDLSENAEYDAAKDAQGMLEMKIAKLEEVVGNARVLDESKLDTSQVSILSKVKIKNKQNGAEMTYTLVSEEEADLKTGKISVKSPIGKGLLGKKVGEEAEIQAPAGTMKFQVIDISL; this is encoded by the coding sequence ATGGCACAGATATCTTATTACACACAAGAAGGTTTACAAAAGCTCAAAGACGAGCTTAATTATTTAAGGACGAAAGGCAGAACAGATATTGCCAAACAAATCGCTGAAGCGCGTGATAAGGGGGATCTTAGTGAAAACGCCGAATATGATGCAGCCAAAGACGCCCAGGGAATGCTGGAAATGAAGATTGCCAAACTGGAAGAAGTAGTAGGCAACGCGCGTGTACTGGATGAATCCAAACTGGATACTTCCCAGGTTTCCATCCTTTCTAAAGTAAAAATTAAGAATAAGCAGAACGGAGCTGAGATGACCTATACGCTGGTATCTGAAGAAGAAGCAGATCTGAAAACCGGCAAGATCTCTGTAAAATCACCCATAGGCAAGGGCCTGCTGGGCAAAAAAGTAGGAGAGGAAGCAGAAATACAGGCGCCAGCCGGTACCATGAAGTTTCAGGTCATTGACATATCCCTCTAA
- a CDS encoding HIT family protein: MATIFSKIIHREIPAHIVAENEDALAFLDIRPLTKGHTLVIPKKEVDYLFDLEDEIYTRLHLFAKEVAIKIKKVIPCERISVAVIGLEVPHAHIHLIPINSMSDANFGNPKLKLSDEELKKIAEKIRSAS, from the coding sequence ATGGCCACGATCTTCAGCAAAATTATCCATCGTGAAATACCAGCGCATATTGTAGCTGAGAATGAAGATGCCCTTGCTTTCCTGGACATCAGACCGCTAACCAAAGGACATACGCTGGTGATTCCCAAAAAAGAAGTAGACTACCTTTTTGATCTGGAGGATGAGATATATACCAGGCTCCATCTTTTTGCCAAAGAGGTAGCCATCAAGATCAAAAAAGTAATTCCCTGTGAGCGCATCAGTGTAGCGGTCATTGGTCTGGAAGTACCTCATGCACATATACATCTTATACCGATCAATAGCATGAGTGATGCCAATTTTGGCAATCCTAAGCTTAAGTTATCCGATGAAGAATTGAAAAAGATTGCGGAAAAAATTCGCTCCGCTTCTTAG